The genome window GTGGAATTGATTCATTTTTTGAACGCTCCGCCGTTGAATTTCGATGAGGGTTATCTTTTTTGTTTCGGTTACGATAAGACGTATGTCACCGATTCGGAATTTCGGATTCTAAAAATATACGATAAGACTTGTAGCGATATTTTAGGTCCGCACAAAAGTCCGAATCCGAATCTTCCCGTTTTTTTAACCGAGGATAGACTCGTCTTTGCGGAAGATTATAAACACGTCACGATTTTAAACCGAAACGGAGAATTGATCGCAGAATATCCGATCCAAAGCGAACTCAGAAAGATTTTCACGTTTGACGGAAAGAATATCGCGTTTGTCGAATATGTTTACGACGGCTACGGAGCGGAGAATCGATTTCTTTTGACTGTTTTGGGACCGGACGGAGAACGAAAACGTCGGATTCTTTTGAGAACCCTGGACGGTTTTAATATTTGTTTTGAGGCATACTTGACTTTCGTTTACGATTTCAAATTGATGAGGATCGATCTGGTGGAAAACCCTAATCCTTGAATGCGAAGAAACTTTTGAACTTGAATACGCTTTTCATCTATGACATTCTGATTTTAGTAAGAAAATGTCAATCATTACGGAAATGGAATATGTCTTAAACGGATATCGTCATTGCGGTAAGGTAAATTACGAGGTTGAATTGGGTTTGTCGAAAGGAAGTTCAAAATGCGAATGTTCCTTTCACCAAACAAGAGTTTGGCGAAAGGTGGGGGAATTCGTTATTCTTTAACTGCTTCCAATCCGCTGCGAGCCGCTTGACCGTCCTGGCTTGAAGTTCCTCCGGAAACGCCGATGGCTCCGGCGATTTTTCCATCGATCAAAATCAATTCTCCGCCTTCCAGAGGATACACTCCCGGTAAGCCTAGAATTCTTAATCCGACTCCGCCGGCGGCAATCGCGTCCTCTATCGATTTTGTGGGTCTTCTAAAATTGTTCGCGCATTTCGCCTTTCCCTGCGAAATATCGATCGAACCGAATTGGGCTCCGTCCATTCTTTCCAGAAGGATCAGATTGCCTCCGGAATCGACTACGGAAAAGACCATCTTCCAGCCGTTCTTTTTCGCTTCGTTCTGCGCTTTGAGTACGATCTTTTTTGCGAGATCTAAACGTACTGGGTTTCCGTAATCCGGAAAACTGGGTTGGCTTTGGCTTGCGATATAAAACGGATTTATTAGAAAAATAGAAACCGTTAATGCGACAATGAATTTTGGATTCATGGATGATTCTCCCTTGTGTGGATTGAAGTTCAATGAAACGGCGATCCAAACGAATCGACTCGAACCAAAGAACGTTTTGATTGTTAGTTTAACCTTTTCGGATTTGAAACTGGAATCGATCCTTGGACCGAATGTCGTAGGATCGAGGAGGGCGGCTTTCTTCCGTAAAACCGTTTCGAGGAAAAATCCCGACGGAAGTTCGGAATTAAAAAAATTGAAACGGGAGCTTTCCGTTCTGTCAAGCGGTTTATGCGATCTTGAATGGTAATGAAATCGGAATTCGATTCGGCGCCGATCGGATCAAAAAAAGCTTTCCTACTTTCGAAAAGAAAAAAGAATTCTGCGCTAAGATGAATTCCAAAATCAAAGTTAGATTTCTTTTCGAGATTTTTTTCGTGGTTCTTTTTTCCTCCGCCGTGCCTTCTTGTTCGGGCGCGCCGATCGTCAATAAGCCGTTAGACGGCATTGTGGATTTGCAGGGACATCGGGGTGCAAGAGGTTTAAAACCGGAAAATACGTGGCCCGCGTTCGAGGAGGCGATCCGTTACGAGATGACTACTTTGGAATTGGACACGGTTCTTACCAAAGATAAGAAAATCGTAATTCATCACGATTCGGAAACCAATCCAACGATCTGTCAGAAAAAGGACGGAACTCCGATTTCTTCCGTTTCACT of Leptospira sanjuanensis contains these proteins:
- a CDS encoding GlcG/HbpS family heme-binding protein encodes the protein MNPKFIVALTVSIFLINPFYIASQSQPSFPDYGNPVRLDLAKKIVLKAQNEAKKNGWKMVFSVVDSGGNLILLERMDGAQFGSIDISQGKAKCANNFRRPTKSIEDAIAAGGVGLRILGLPGVYPLEGGELILIDGKIAGAIGVSGGTSSQDGQAARSGLEAVKE